A genomic stretch from Verrucomicrobiota bacterium includes:
- a CDS encoding alpha/beta hydrolase, with product MRHGLGILFCSLILTSVMPAAEGVILLHGLCRSAASMEKMAAFLEESGFVVVNQGYPSRSACVEKLSEATLLSALAHPSLKKCTKIHFVTHSLGGILVRSFFKRHPHGKLGRVVMLGPPNQGSEVVDCLKDWWLFRLLNGPAGKELGTTPDSTPNHLGEVFFELGVIAGNRSLNWINSLMIPGPDDGKVSVARAQVQGMQDLAIVPVSHPFLMKREEVMQLTLGFLREGRFSSGQSQTAS from the coding sequence ATGAGACATGGACTTGGAATCCTTTTTTGTTCACTGATTTTGACGAGCGTGATGCCAGCCGCGGAGGGAGTGATTTTGCTGCATGGGCTTTGTCGGAGCGCTGCCAGCATGGAAAAGATGGCGGCCTTTTTGGAAGAGTCCGGGTTCGTGGTAGTGAACCAGGGTTATCCCTCCAGGTCGGCCTGTGTCGAGAAATTGAGCGAGGCGACCCTTCTTTCCGCTCTCGCCCATCCCAGTCTGAAGAAGTGCACGAAAATCCACTTCGTGACCCACTCTCTCGGTGGGATTTTGGTGCGATCCTTTTTCAAACGCCATCCCCATGGGAAACTAGGTCGAGTGGTGATGCTGGGTCCTCCCAATCAGGGGAGCGAGGTCGTCGATTGCCTCAAAGACTGGTGGCTCTTTCGCCTTCTCAATGGGCCCGCCGGGAAGGAGCTGGGAACGACGCCAGACTCCACTCCCAATCACCTAGGTGAGGTTTTCTTTGAACTGGGAGTCATCGCGGGAAATCGCAGCCTCAATTGGATCAATAGCTTGATGATTCCGGGGCCGGATGATGGGAAGGTTTCGGTGGCCAGGGCCCAGGTCCAGGGAATGCAGGACCTTGCGATTGTTCCCGTGAGCCACCCTTTTCTCATGAAACGCGAAGAGGTGATGCAGCTAACTTTGGGATTCCTGCGGGAAGGCAGATTTTCCTCCGGACAGAGCCAGACCGCCTCTTGA
- the ftsY gene encoding signal recognition particle-docking protein FtsY, whose translation MAGFFSKILNAFSKVEVDWDELEELLIASDIGVSLSMEILDELQDQKRKLKGQDVVEVAKRKILEILPADQPVPAPEREGRPRTILIVGVNGTGKTTSTAKLAHLLKSQGHSVTLAAADTFRAAAIEQLETWAERLDLPIVKGQYKADPSSVCYDGWSVAKKNGSDFLLCDTAGRLHTRHNLMEELGKVKRTLQKHDASAPHQTYLVVDATTGSNALQQAKEFRKAVDLDGVIVTKLDGSGKGGILVAIQKELGIAPRFVGTGERAEDFHRFERERYVSGIL comes from the coding sequence ATGGCCGGTTTTTTTTCCAAGATTCTCAATGCCTTTTCCAAAGTCGAGGTGGATTGGGACGAGCTGGAGGAGCTCCTCATTGCTTCTGACATCGGGGTGAGCCTTTCGATGGAAATCCTCGATGAACTCCAAGATCAGAAGCGGAAACTCAAGGGACAAGATGTGGTGGAAGTGGCTAAGCGGAAGATCCTGGAGATTCTTCCTGCGGATCAGCCAGTTCCGGCTCCCGAGCGAGAGGGCCGTCCCCGGACCATCCTGATCGTCGGCGTCAACGGCACCGGCAAGACCACTTCAACCGCCAAGCTGGCCCACTTGCTAAAAAGCCAAGGTCATTCGGTGACCTTGGCGGCTGCGGATACCTTTCGCGCCGCTGCGATCGAGCAGTTGGAGACGTGGGCTGAGCGACTCGACCTCCCGATCGTGAAGGGCCAATACAAGGCTGACCCTTCCAGCGTTTGCTATGATGGGTGGTCGGTCGCCAAAAAAAACGGAAGCGATTTTCTGCTGTGCGATACGGCCGGCCGCCTTCATACCCGCCACAATCTCATGGAAGAGTTAGGCAAGGTAAAGCGGACCCTCCAAAAGCACGACGCCAGCGCCCCGCACCAGACCTATCTCGTGGTGGATGCGACGACGGGCAGCAATGCTCTCCAACAAGCTAAGGAGTTCCGAAAAGCCGTCGACCTCGATGGAGTCATCGTCACCAAGCTCGACGGCAGCGGCAAAGGAGGGATCTTGGTGGCCATCCAAAAGGAGCTGGGCATCGCCCCCCGCTTCGTAGGCACCGGAGAGCGGGCGGAGGACTTCCACCGCTTTGAGCGGGAGCGCTACGTGAGCGGGATACTGTAG
- a CDS encoding DUF5060 domain-containing protein produces the protein MKAHPLLHSILFLLASSPWLQAEPVETGRLAAPEFDIQKGFYIDQEKWLGVHPDHSKDGVATLVFPFRDGTYDVVLEMVGENDGQSSFQVEIEELVLGPVKAPPTPEMFITGPDFDQRWKGVEVNDGDLVTVRGQIHSADGKEWSRARWAALRFEPVDGGEPLVAMESGGTPELLKGPPLFGERLPDGDGSVSLEGELKTWHNVVLTLDGPFAHERDNAPNPFVDQEMNVRFTHESGSPSYLVPGYFAADGQAGESSAESGTKWRAHLSPDVVGQWSYTIEFAETAYDGTSGNFEIVASDKGGRDLRGKGRLQYVGQRYLQFAESGEWFLKVGADAPETLLAFEDFDNTVAHSPQAGPLKSWAPHLGDWKEGDPTWKDGRGKGLIGAINYLAGKEMNAFSFLTYNAGGDGDNVWPHLSRSHKLHFDCSKLDQWEVVFSHGTAQGMFLHFKLQETENDDLVGKGKGLEHALDDGELGIERKTYLREMIARFGHHLALNWNVGEENTQTFAQSSAMTRYIRQVDPYGHHVVLHTYPHQQDKVYGDYLGKSELLTGLSIQNSDVSRSHAETVKWINQSAASGHPWVIAIDEPGNASVGTPPDPDWPGMSEALEMISKKKGNKRKFKAPSIHDIRAEVLWGILLAGGTGVEHYFGYQVPENDLKAEDWRSREQTWEYSRIALEFFREEEIPFWEMKNANGLIGNPNNENGRYCFAKPGELYLVYLRQAKPRSLDLSEATGSFQVSWFNPRIGGDLETGSVATVEAGKSVGLGKPPRDHQEDWLVVVRKL, from the coding sequence ATGAAAGCCCACCCCCTCCTCCACTCCATCCTCTTCCTTTTGGCCAGCTCTCCTTGGCTCCAGGCCGAGCCGGTAGAGACCGGCCGTCTGGCTGCGCCTGAATTCGATATCCAAAAGGGATTCTACATCGACCAAGAAAAATGGCTGGGCGTGCACCCGGACCACTCCAAAGACGGCGTGGCCACCCTCGTTTTTCCCTTCCGCGATGGCACCTACGATGTGGTCCTCGAAATGGTGGGGGAGAACGATGGTCAATCGAGCTTTCAGGTCGAGATCGAGGAATTGGTCCTCGGACCGGTCAAAGCGCCCCCCACCCCTGAAATGTTCATCACGGGTCCGGACTTTGACCAGCGGTGGAAAGGGGTGGAGGTGAACGATGGCGACCTCGTGACGGTTCGCGGCCAAATCCATTCTGCCGATGGCAAAGAGTGGAGCCGAGCCCGCTGGGCCGCCCTCCGCTTTGAACCGGTGGACGGCGGGGAGCCGCTGGTGGCGATGGAATCTGGCGGCACTCCGGAGCTGTTGAAGGGGCCGCCTCTTTTTGGAGAGCGGCTGCCAGATGGCGATGGTTCTGTCTCTCTGGAGGGAGAACTCAAGACTTGGCACAATGTGGTGCTGACCCTGGATGGCCCCTTCGCGCACGAGCGTGACAACGCCCCCAACCCCTTTGTCGATCAGGAAATGAACGTCCGCTTCACTCATGAATCGGGTTCCCCCAGCTACCTCGTTCCGGGCTACTTCGCCGCCGATGGCCAGGCGGGAGAGAGCTCGGCTGAAAGCGGCACGAAATGGCGGGCGCACCTTTCCCCGGATGTGGTAGGGCAATGGAGCTACACCATTGAGTTCGCCGAGACCGCCTACGACGGGACGAGCGGGAATTTTGAGATCGTCGCCTCAGACAAGGGCGGTCGCGATCTGCGAGGCAAAGGGCGTTTGCAGTATGTGGGACAACGCTACCTCCAATTTGCCGAGTCGGGAGAATGGTTCCTCAAGGTAGGGGCCGACGCTCCCGAAACCTTGCTGGCCTTCGAAGACTTTGACAACACCGTGGCCCATTCCCCTCAAGCGGGGCCGCTCAAGAGTTGGGCGCCTCACTTGGGCGACTGGAAAGAGGGGGATCCCACATGGAAGGACGGCCGGGGCAAAGGCCTCATCGGGGCCATCAACTACCTCGCTGGCAAAGAAATGAACGCCTTCTCCTTCCTCACTTACAATGCCGGGGGCGATGGAGACAATGTTTGGCCGCACTTGAGCCGGTCGCATAAGTTGCACTTTGACTGCTCCAAATTGGACCAGTGGGAAGTGGTCTTTTCGCACGGCACCGCCCAAGGCATGTTTCTCCACTTTAAGCTGCAGGAGACTGAGAATGATGATCTCGTGGGCAAAGGCAAGGGGCTCGAGCACGCCCTGGATGACGGAGAACTCGGCATCGAGCGCAAAACCTACCTCCGGGAAATGATCGCCCGCTTCGGCCATCATTTGGCATTGAACTGGAACGTGGGTGAGGAAAACACCCAAACCTTCGCTCAATCTTCCGCCATGACCCGATACATCCGCCAAGTGGATCCTTACGGACACCATGTCGTCCTCCACACCTACCCGCACCAGCAGGACAAAGTTTATGGAGACTATCTCGGGAAATCAGAGCTCCTGACGGGGCTCTCCATTCAAAATTCGGACGTCAGCCGAAGTCACGCGGAGACCGTGAAGTGGATCAATCAATCGGCTGCCAGTGGTCATCCTTGGGTCATCGCTATTGACGAACCAGGCAATGCCTCTGTCGGCACGCCTCCCGATCCCGACTGGCCTGGGATGTCCGAAGCGCTTGAAATGATCTCCAAGAAGAAGGGCAACAAAAGAAAGTTCAAAGCGCCCAGCATCCATGACATTCGAGCCGAAGTTCTCTGGGGGATCTTGCTGGCAGGCGGCACGGGAGTGGAGCATTACTTTGGCTACCAGGTGCCGGAAAACGACCTCAAGGCCGAAGACTGGCGCAGCCGCGAACAGACTTGGGAGTATAGTCGGATCGCCCTCGAGTTTTTCCGGGAGGAGGAAATTCCTTTTTGGGAAATGAAGAATGCCAATGGCCTGATAGGAAATCCCAACAATGAAAACGGGCGCTATTGCTTCGCCAAACCGGGCGAGCTTTATCTTGTCTACCTTCGCCAAGCCAAGCCGAGATCCTTGGATCTCTCCGAGGCCACGGGGAGCTTCCAAGTCAGTTGGTTCAACCCGCGGATCGGGGGAGACTTGGAAACAGGCTCCGTCGCCACGGTTGAAGCGGGCAAAAGCGTTGGCCTAGGCAAGCCTCCGCGCGATCACCAGGAAGATTGGCTGGTGGTCGTGCGCAAGCTCTGA
- a CDS encoding PEP/pyruvate-binding domain-containing protein — MRGASDLLLPLREARAIESAGGKAINLAQLLQAGLPVPEGWVVTTRADRSAPDGRVSASLAEELASALGPFEGRRFAVRSSATAEDLAGASMAGQYESYLNLETIAEITEAIEKCWASVRSARSRAYLAEQGLSFEAVEMAVVVQQQVAAEAAGVLFTVDPKSGSRDHMVLEACWGLGEALVSGEVQPDLVRLTRAGHLEVDYRVAPKALALVAGSRDFQAVPAEKQKRACLSFAQVQQLREMGLKAEAHFGSPQDIEWAVQEGQVYFLQSRAITTLAESETFQRLLESTRAGLTQAAEEGRGPWVRHNLGETLPHPTALTWSLLAPFMSGRGGYGKMHEELGFKPGPTVQTASFLERIGGEIYMDCSRMTEMFSPGYPLAYDPVRLRKDPDAAQSSPTLAKGSLKERAQAARLATTVAQRIEELSRDLDHRLEKEWIPAISAWVREQESLALETLSDPELAELWCSQTAKVLDDFGATAFLPSAVEVAAMEELRSVLAEDAWEFDQEETLATLAVSPTADQTLAANLALSHLSQEEWLQSYGHRATAEFELAAPRWSEEEGLFKRLREQVGGTDLEELHQDRLRRAETCLEALQKALPAPAFGRVRAAVERVRRYLRFREDGKFHLIRAYSQLRPTALEVGRRLGLGETVFHLRSEEMLAALESGFVPEDRVALRAREYRVEKRLRLPHVIEADDIPSLGQAPPPASGSALKAHPVSRGAARGPASVVLDPAEADSFPEGGVLVCPSTDPSWTPLFAKAAGLVLERGGSLSHGAIVAREMGLPAVVLEGATQSLQEGEQLTIDAQAGWVHRGQEAPGDPSPQIEASLLPPPPGRKEQARNRAGLGAAVAWGSVLALVFVLPAPWFKDPIYRVFDALIWPLVASIGMVGAVAAVALFFGWVPILLQKFFTDNPRLLEAKRRAGRLRKEAAKHPAGHPLRQRMEKLASAVTGRILKAAMVPLALLLGPMLLIFLWFPTRVDPASWNAEPGRMVSVVAEIAGDSPDLFQLKVDEPLRIPFDQQQRLPALRQELEELRGEWRASSDLSAFPWEVQSAADQTRLTLLSSLDAFLRGKLPSQKLSWLVEVPEEAEGLFPAGLQVDGQTVLDFELALGTRVPPRPAAFAEVSPEVLSLQINYPRRLQKGQFFVLPGTRMDLGWLGVYLLAYLPVIFIAKAVLRVP, encoded by the coding sequence ATGAGGGGCGCAAGTGATCTGCTGCTGCCACTGAGAGAGGCCCGCGCCATTGAGTCCGCTGGTGGCAAGGCCATCAATCTGGCCCAGCTTCTCCAAGCCGGGCTCCCCGTGCCGGAGGGGTGGGTGGTGACAACGCGGGCGGATCGATCCGCCCCGGACGGAAGAGTCTCGGCCAGCTTGGCGGAAGAGCTGGCAAGCGCGCTCGGCCCATTCGAAGGGAGGCGCTTTGCCGTTCGTTCGTCCGCGACCGCGGAAGACTTGGCAGGGGCGTCCATGGCCGGGCAGTATGAAAGCTATCTCAATCTGGAAACGATCGCAGAAATCACGGAAGCCATTGAGAAGTGCTGGGCCAGTGTCCGCAGTGCCCGCAGCCGAGCTTACTTGGCGGAGCAGGGCCTGTCGTTCGAGGCAGTCGAGATGGCGGTCGTGGTGCAGCAACAGGTGGCGGCCGAGGCAGCGGGCGTGCTCTTCACGGTCGATCCCAAATCCGGCTCGCGCGATCACATGGTTCTGGAAGCCTGCTGGGGTCTGGGCGAAGCGCTCGTTTCGGGCGAGGTGCAGCCCGACCTGGTGCGGCTGACCCGCGCTGGCCATCTGGAGGTCGATTACCGAGTCGCCCCCAAAGCATTGGCCCTGGTGGCGGGTAGCCGGGACTTCCAGGCCGTGCCGGCCGAAAAGCAGAAGCGAGCCTGCCTCAGCTTTGCCCAAGTCCAGCAACTTCGTGAAATGGGATTGAAGGCGGAGGCGCACTTTGGCAGCCCGCAAGACATTGAATGGGCCGTCCAGGAAGGACAGGTCTACTTTCTCCAATCGCGCGCCATCACCACCCTGGCCGAAAGCGAGACTTTCCAGCGGCTTCTGGAGAGCACGCGGGCAGGGCTCACGCAGGCGGCCGAGGAGGGGAGGGGCCCTTGGGTGCGCCATAACTTGGGCGAGACCTTGCCTCATCCCACCGCCCTGACTTGGTCGCTCTTGGCTCCTTTTATGTCGGGCCGGGGCGGCTATGGCAAAATGCACGAGGAACTCGGTTTTAAACCAGGCCCGACCGTGCAGACCGCCAGCTTCTTGGAGCGAATCGGCGGAGAGATTTACATGGACTGCTCCCGCATGACGGAGATGTTCAGCCCGGGCTATCCGTTGGCCTACGACCCCGTGCGGCTCCGAAAGGATCCCGACGCCGCCCAAAGCTCCCCCACGCTGGCGAAGGGCTCACTCAAGGAACGCGCTCAGGCGGCTCGCTTGGCGACCACGGTGGCGCAACGGATCGAGGAATTGTCCCGCGATTTGGATCATCGCTTGGAAAAGGAGTGGATCCCCGCCATCTCCGCTTGGGTCCGGGAGCAAGAAAGCCTAGCCCTCGAAACGCTCTCGGATCCCGAACTGGCTGAGCTGTGGTGCAGCCAAACTGCCAAGGTTCTGGACGACTTTGGAGCGACTGCCTTTTTGCCGAGTGCGGTGGAAGTGGCGGCCATGGAGGAGCTGAGGAGTGTTTTGGCTGAAGACGCTTGGGAATTTGACCAGGAGGAAACGTTGGCCACTCTCGCGGTCAGCCCGACCGCCGATCAAACCTTAGCCGCCAACCTGGCGCTCTCCCATCTGTCTCAAGAAGAGTGGTTGCAGAGCTACGGGCACCGGGCGACCGCCGAGTTCGAGCTGGCTGCCCCTCGCTGGTCGGAAGAAGAGGGTCTCTTTAAGAGGCTCCGGGAGCAAGTGGGCGGGACCGATCTAGAAGAGCTTCATCAGGACCGGCTGCGGCGGGCTGAGACTTGCCTAGAGGCGCTTCAAAAAGCGCTCCCCGCCCCCGCTTTCGGCCGCGTGAGGGCGGCCGTGGAGCGGGTCCGACGTTACTTGCGCTTTCGGGAAGATGGCAAGTTTCACCTCATTCGCGCTTACTCTCAGCTAAGACCGACGGCGCTGGAAGTAGGTCGTCGGCTAGGCTTGGGAGAAACGGTTTTTCACCTCCGAAGCGAAGAGATGTTGGCTGCTTTGGAAAGCGGCTTTGTTCCGGAGGATCGGGTGGCGCTGAGAGCTCGCGAATACCGTGTCGAAAAGCGCCTCCGCCTGCCTCATGTGATTGAGGCGGATGACATCCCCTCTCTGGGGCAAGCGCCGCCCCCTGCCTCTGGCTCCGCTCTCAAGGCGCATCCGGTTTCCAGAGGGGCCGCCCGCGGGCCCGCTTCGGTCGTGCTCGATCCGGCTGAAGCGGATTCTTTTCCCGAGGGCGGGGTCTTGGTTTGCCCCTCGACCGACCCCTCCTGGACACCCCTCTTCGCCAAGGCGGCCGGCCTCGTTTTGGAACGCGGTGGCTCGCTCTCCCACGGGGCGATCGTGGCTCGTGAAATGGGCTTGCCCGCCGTGGTGCTGGAAGGGGCGACCCAAAGCCTGCAGGAGGGCGAACAGCTGACAATCGATGCTCAGGCGGGCTGGGTCCATCGGGGCCAAGAGGCCCCGGGAGATCCTTCTCCGCAGATTGAAGCAAGCCTCCTCCCGCCTCCTCCCGGACGAAAGGAGCAAGCACGCAATCGCGCTGGGCTGGGGGCTGCCGTGGCCTGGGGGTCCGTGCTGGCGCTGGTTTTTGTTCTGCCTGCCCCTTGGTTCAAGGACCCGATTTACCGAGTCTTCGATGCCTTGATTTGGCCGCTGGTGGCCTCCATCGGGATGGTCGGGGCGGTGGCGGCGGTGGCCCTTTTTTTCGGCTGGGTGCCGATCCTTCTGCAAAAGTTTTTTACTGACAATCCGCGGCTTTTGGAGGCCAAGCGACGGGCCGGGCGACTGCGCAAGGAAGCGGCCAAGCACCCTGCCGGCCATCCCCTCCGCCAGCGCATGGAGAAGCTGGCCTCGGCTGTCACGGGGCGCATTTTGAAGGCGGCCATGGTGCCCTTGGCCTTGCTGCTCGGGCCGATGCTTTTGATTTTCCTGTGGTTCCCTACCCGAGTGGACCCTGCTTCCTGGAATGCGGAACCGGGACGGATGGTGAGCGTGGTGGCTGAAATCGCGGGCGATAGTCCTGACCTCTTTCAGCTCAAAGTGGATGAGCCTCTCCGAATCCCTTTCGACCAACAACAGCGCCTTCCAGCCTTGCGCCAAGAATTGGAAGAGCTACGCGGCGAGTGGCGGGCTTCCAGCGATCTCTCGGCCTTCCCTTGGGAAGTCCAAAGCGCGGCCGACCAGACGAGGCTGACCTTGCTCAGCAGTTTGGACGCTTTTCTCAGAGGGAAGCTACCGTCGCAAAAGCTCAGTTGGCTGGTCGAAGTGCCTGAGGAGGCGGAGGGGCTCTTTCCGGCCGGCTTGCAAGTCGACGGCCAGACGGTGCTGGACTTTGAATTGGCTCTGGGCACTCGGGTCCCTCCGCGTCCAGCCGCTTTTGCTGAGGTCTCGCCGGAGGTTCTCTCCCTTCAGATCAATTACCCACGTCGACTTCAAAAAGGGCAGTTTTTTGTCCTCCCAGGGACCCGCATGGATCTTGGCTGGCTCGGCGTCTACCTTCTGGCTTATTTGCCGGTCATTTTCATTGCCAAGGCAGTGCTTCGCGTTCCGTAA
- a CDS encoding PQQ-binding-like beta-propeller repeat protein has product MMFGNDLAVVPILVSGGAAILPAIAAGLATFFTLLFKPKALLAACRRKPKMAFSVLAGITGVVLLVVMWPAPAVSGGRGQDRRAGVVGGAAGASVYVDWTEVALARIEAKARGVVQDPAPAPSFSPEARETPLIFRGNALRLGAEGSAPVGDLQLVWDYYPSWVDFDGTVETVESAMMLSSPLVFGDRVYSASCELDPPDSYGIVFCVDARTGETIWSVDQVGGEELMGFFSSPALTADGKYLLIGQGLHPDTNCRLLCLDAETGEVKWTVTTELHIESSPAIEEGIVYVGAGAIEDPVTRQPKSHPGYVFAVRIADGKELWRHQVNDPESSPVVQDGVVYIGSGFNGQAVVALRAEATLPDGVEREIWRTETPYPITGAVTLKDGTLYVGGGNGDFVFRDPNPAGVIVALEAKTGALKWQAKMPDAVLGAVAAAESLVAPVASGQVVALDPENGEILWETILSGRAPVLAGAAVVQDWVYAVSHDGYLAKLSLSDGSIVERVYLNDRARPGEQGLSISSPFLSGGRLFVGSETGGLRCYEGRK; this is encoded by the coding sequence ATGATGTTTGGAAATGACCTGGCGGTGGTGCCGATTTTGGTGAGTGGGGGAGCCGCGATTCTCCCGGCTATTGCCGCGGGGCTGGCGACCTTTTTCACTCTGCTCTTCAAGCCAAAGGCCCTGCTGGCGGCCTGTCGGCGAAAGCCAAAGATGGCTTTTTCGGTCTTGGCTGGGATCACGGGGGTGGTGCTTTTGGTGGTGATGTGGCCTGCGCCCGCGGTTTCCGGTGGGCGAGGCCAAGACCGGCGGGCCGGCGTGGTCGGCGGGGCGGCGGGGGCTTCGGTTTATGTCGATTGGACTGAAGTGGCCTTGGCGCGAATCGAGGCCAAGGCGCGCGGGGTGGTTCAGGACCCTGCTCCGGCTCCCTCGTTTTCCCCGGAAGCGAGAGAGACGCCTCTCATTTTCCGTGGCAATGCCTTGCGCTTGGGAGCGGAAGGGAGCGCTCCTGTGGGGGATTTGCAGTTGGTCTGGGACTACTATCCCAGCTGGGTCGATTTTGATGGAACCGTGGAAACGGTCGAAAGCGCCATGATGCTTTCCAGTCCGCTGGTTTTTGGAGATCGGGTTTATAGTGCTTCCTGCGAGTTGGATCCACCGGATAGCTATGGCATCGTTTTTTGCGTGGATGCGCGGACGGGGGAGACCATTTGGTCGGTGGACCAAGTGGGGGGCGAGGAGCTAATGGGCTTCTTTAGTTCTCCCGCCCTGACAGCTGATGGAAAATACCTGCTGATCGGACAAGGGCTCCACCCTGACACGAACTGCCGCTTGCTCTGTCTCGATGCCGAGACCGGAGAGGTGAAGTGGACGGTCACGACGGAGCTGCACATTGAAAGCTCCCCGGCCATTGAGGAGGGCATCGTCTACGTCGGGGCGGGGGCCATTGAAGACCCCGTCACCCGCCAGCCAAAGAGCCATCCAGGCTATGTCTTTGCGGTCCGGATTGCTGACGGGAAGGAGCTTTGGAGGCATCAGGTGAACGACCCGGAGAGTTCTCCGGTCGTGCAAGACGGGGTGGTCTACATCGGGAGCGGCTTCAATGGCCAGGCGGTGGTGGCTCTGCGAGCGGAGGCCACTCTGCCCGATGGGGTGGAGCGAGAGATCTGGCGAACCGAAACCCCTTATCCCATCACGGGGGCGGTCACCCTGAAGGATGGCACCTTGTATGTCGGTGGAGGAAATGGGGATTTTGTTTTCCGTGATCCCAATCCGGCGGGGGTCATTGTGGCTCTCGAGGCGAAGACCGGTGCGCTCAAGTGGCAGGCCAAGATGCCGGATGCCGTTTTGGGAGCGGTGGCCGCGGCCGAGTCTTTGGTGGCGCCGGTCGCTTCGGGCCAGGTGGTGGCCTTGGATCCAGAGAATGGGGAGATCTTGTGGGAGACGATCCTGAGCGGGCGAGCCCCCGTGCTGGCTGGAGCCGCCGTGGTCCAGGATTGGGTCTACGCGGTCAGTCACGATGGCTACCTCGCCAAGCTTTCGCTGAGCGATGGCTCGATCGTGGAAAGAGTTTACCTCAACGATCGGGCGCGCCCCGGCGAACAAGGCCTTTCCATCAGCTCTCCTTTTCTTTCGGGTGGCCGACTTTTTGTGGGAAGCGAAACCGGAGGGCTGCGCTGCTATGAGGGGCGCAAGTGA